CTCCATACGGTGTATTCGACGGCGGCGTTGAGTCGATGGTGTTTTGGTTCGTTGAAGCGCTCCTTGTACTTCTGTCTCTATATTGGATCACTAGTACGTTTTTTGCACTCATCGTCGTGACATTACCGGGTAAATATCCGATGGAAGCAATTCAAGCGGCGGGTGATCTAGTGATTGGCCGACGTCTTCGTATTATGTTCCGAATGATTTGGTTACTTATTGTTACGGCACTTGGATGGTGCGTGGTCATGGTACCGCTTATTTTGCTTGACGCCTGGATAAAAGGAATCCTTCCGATTATCAATTGGGTGCCAACTGTTCCTATCGGGTTACTTGTAATGGGCACGATTACTACAATTTGGGCCGCAAGCTATATCTACTTGTTTTACAGAAAGGTTGTTGATGACGATGCAGCACCAGCCTAAGGAGCGTGTAAAAGAGCTGCGTGAACTATTGGCACGCTATAGCTATGAATACCATGTACTCGACAATCCATCGGTTGACGATGCGGTATACGATAGCTTGTTTCATGAGCTTAAAAAGATTGAAGCTGAGCACCCTGAACTAGTTACGCAGGATAGCTTGACACAGCGAGTCGGCAATGAGCTTCTTGGTGGCTTTCAGAAAGTTCAGCACTCAAGCCGTATGCTGAGTCTCAACGATGTGTTTGACCGTGGTGATGTCGAGGCCTGGGTAGAGCGTATGGATAAACTCCTTCCAGGTAGCCAACACGAATTTTTTGCAGATATTAAAATGGACGGTCTAGCCTGTGCACTCATATATATCGATGGAATTTTCACACAAGCGGTAACTCGCGGTGATAGTTTTATAGGTGAAGACGTAACTTCAAATGTGCGTACAATTAAAAATGTACCGCTGAGACTTCGTGAAGTACATGGCTATGAGCATTTTCTAAAAGGTCGCACAGAAATTCGCGGCGAAATTGTCATGCTTAAAAAAGACTTCGCATCTCTTAACAAAAAACGTGAAGCAGCCGGCGAACCTCTTTTTGCGAATCCTCGAAATTTAGCTGCCGGTACGATTCGTCAACTAGATCCTAAATTAGTTGCGGCACGCCCTCTATCATTTAGAGCGTATGATCTGCTTCGTGCAGATCCTAAGGAAGTACCGACGAATATGTACGCGTACGAAACTATTACGGCCCTTGGTCTTAATCGTAATATGCAAGCATCGATTTTTACCAAACTAAGCGATGTCATGAAATTTGTGGATGAATGGGATCAAAAGCGAGCCGATCTCCCGTTCAATACGGATGGTTTGGTTATAAAGGTTAACGACCGCGCGCAGTACGCATCACTAGGTGTTGTAGGTAAACAACCTCGTGGTGCTGTAGCCTACAAATATGCGGCTGAGCAGGCGACAACTATCGTAAAAGATATCGTTATTAGTATTGGGCGTACTGGTGCAGCAACGCCTGTTGCGGTATTTGATCCAGTGGTTGTTGCGGGTACAACTGTGCAGCATGCCAGTTTGCATAATGCGGATGAGATTGAGCGTCTTGATGTTCGGATTGGTGATACGGTTATTATATTTAAAGCTGGTGACATCATTCCGCAAGTTAAAAATGTTGTGATTGAACTTCGTCCTAAGACCGCAAAAAAAGTCGCATACGAAACACTGCTTGCCGAGCAGTACCCTGAACTCGAGTTTGATCGACCAGAAGGCGAGGCGGTTTACCGTGTAAAAGGTGCGACCGGTCCGCTTCTTCTAAAGCGCGCACTCGAGCACTTTGCTTCTAAGGGCGCACTTGATATTGATACGCTTGGTGAAAAGAATGTTACGACTCTCGTTGATGCTGGATTGGTGCAGGATCTTGCGGATATTTACACGCTTACTAAACAACAACTTCTTTCGCTTGACCGGTTTGCAGAGATTTCTGCTGCAAAGCTTATGAACGCTATTCAAGCTAAAAAAGAACCTATTCTTGAAAAGTTTATCTACGGGCTCGGAATTCGTCATGTCGGCTCACAAACAGCAGTGGATCTAGCTAATGCATTCCAGTCTATGGACAATCTGCAACAGGCAACAATGGATCAACTGCTTGCAATTGATGGTGTTGGCGATGTGGTGGCGGAGAGTATTGCTGCATGGTTTGCGGATCCAGATAATGAGCTGCTTCTTGAAAAGTTTAAATCACTGGATGTTATGCCACACTACGAAAGAAAATCAGGCAAATTAGCAGGAATGAACTTTGTCGTGACAGGAACCCTTGAAAGCATGAGTCGGGACGATGCTGCTGATAAAATACGTGCGTTGGGTGGTGCTTTCCAAACCTCGGTTGCAAAAGATACGACCTACTTGGTTGCTGGCGGCAAGGTGGGTGAGAGTAAGCTCAAAAAAGCTCAGAGCTACGGAACTAAAATAATTAACGAAACTGAATTAATAAACTTGTTAGGGTAAATCATGGGTGAATTTGACGATAAACCAACAATAGAAATTGGCGTATATAAGCACTATAAAGGGAACAAATATCGGGTTCTGGGTGTTGGTTGTCATACAGAAAAACACGAATATTACGTAGTGTATGCGCCATTTGAACATAAAGATGACTTGCCAGAAATGTGGATTCGCCCCCACGCCATGTTTACTGAAACGGTGAATGTGGATGGTAGTATTGTTCCGCGTTTTGAGAAGCTCGCTGTACTTGACGACTAGCCGCTGAGGTGTGCTAAACTATAATTAGTGGCTAAGCTTTTTCCCCCAATGACCGAAACAGCAGACAAGACAAGTCTTGATGCCGTCATGCATACTGACAATCAAAACCGACTGAAATCAGTCGGTTTTTTTGATGATCCGACTTATCTTAGCTACATGCAAATGGACAAGCGTTTTGCTGATGCGAGAGCTGCGGACGATTTATTGGCAGTTCATCATGATCTTGTGGATTCAACCTGTGTTGAATATCTTTCGGTGGCAGGCTGGGCGAGTGCCGAGGCAGCGTTGGTTGCGCATGATCGTCCACAGGAAGAAAGAATAGCATATCTAGGTCAGGCGGTGCAGGTCTGGGATAAGGCGATCCAACTCCAACATGTGCGTAATGTACGCCAGCATCTAGAATTAGATAGTCATAATGCCAACTCAACACGTTTGCAACTGGCTGAGGTTTTTATCCCTCTAATGCGCGATATGATTGGCGGTGATATTACCAAACAGACACGTAGACAACTCTATAGCGATATTCTTTTTTTGGCAGCTACTAATGCCTCAGCACTTCAGGATATGGAGAAACAAGGCAGGATAGAAGAAGCTGGTCCTCATGTTGGCCTTGCACATGAGCTAAATGCCATGCTTGCTGTCAACAGACTTCAGAGTCCAACGCTTGTTGCAATGCCTGCGATCGCAAGAGCAGATAGCGGATTGTACCATAGGGAAGAGACGCACGATATTGAGTTATTACACCTTCAGTGGGGTGATATTATGGGCGTGACGACACTCGAGTCGAAAGCGCGGCCAAAAGAAAAACACTATCAACGATATACAGCAGCTATTATTAATGGGCGAATCCATTTATTTAAGAAAGATAGTACCTCGCCGATTGATACCGTTGTACTATTCTTGCAAGAACATGATGGTACGCTGCGATCGAGTGGTAAGCGCGAACTTGAAAAGATGACCGACACAATTATACATCTTGCGCGGCATCAGCTATCGGACGAGCCAGATGTACCGCATCATTGTCGCGATATCGAAAAATGTGACGTCGTGCCTCATACGCGGTCGGGTAGCTTTGCAAGACGTATTGGTGGTCTCGCGGTGGCTTCGTAATCAAAGCATATACTTTATGTGGTAAAGTATAGGTATGCGCTACCTCAAGACTGATAGATTCTACTGTTTTTCTCCGCCAGTTATGCTGGCTACGTTTTTTATCGAAATTATTGGTGCGGGCTTTGTGTTCCTCAAATACAAGACGGCTCCAGTTGCTCGACTAGCTATTTTTATCTTGCTCGGGTTGGCGGTTTTTCAGCTTGCTGAATATAACGTATGTGAAGGTGCTTGGGGTGTTAATAGTCTTGCTTGGGCTCGTATCGGCTATGTTGCTATCACCCCACTTCCGCCACTTGGTCTTCATTTGGCAGTTAAGATTGCTCGGCAGAAGCGTACTGCACTCGTTGTGCTGGGGTATGCGAGTGCCGCAGTATTCACGACTATATTTTTATTCGTAGGTCATGGCATGAGCAGCCAAATTTGCCTTGGGAATTATGTAATTTTTACGATAGCCCCATGGGCAACCGGACCATACGCGGCGTATTATTACGGTCTGCTACTTCTGACGGTTGGCTATGCTTTTAAGGCCGCACAGGCAATGAAGGCACGCAGTCGCAAAGATGCACTAATACTTCTTGCGCTTGGATACATGGCATTTATTTTGCCTACAACGGCTGCAAATCTTGCCGACCCCTCAACGCTTGCTGGGATTCCGTCGATTATGTGTGGTTTTGCCGTCATTCTGGCTGTAATGCTTACAACTTTGGTAGTACCGCGCTACTATAAAGCGGTAGAATAAGACTATGATGAAACGACCTAGTATCGCCACCGCGAATGTAGTTGTAGAAAAAGATCACAAGCTGATCCTTAAGGATATTAGTTTTTCTATTCCGTCGGGAATGATTATTGGTTTGATTGGACCGAGCGGTTCTGGTAAAACAACGCTTATGCGCTCTATTGTAGGAGTCCAAGCGATTAAAAGCGGTGCTTTGCAGGTGCTCGGTGAGCCGGCTGGAGTACCGGAACTTCGTCATCGCCTCGGTTACGTTACTCAGGCGCCTGCTGTCTATAACGATCTTACCGTTGCGCAAAACCTTCGCTATTTTGGTGTACTAGCAAAAGCGAGCAAGCAGCAAGTTCAAAAGGTAATCGAAGAGGTTCAGCTTGGTGACTTCAGACATAGTTTGGTAAAAGATTTATCAGGTGGGCAACAGGCGCGTGTTTCGCTTGGTGTGGCGCTACTGGGTGATCCCGATTTGCTTGTGTTGGATGAGCCGACGGTTGGACTTGACCCTCTGCTTCGACGCGATCTCTGGAATCTTTTTGGTGAACTGGCCGCAAAAGGCAAAACACTCCTTATTTCAAGTCACGTTATGGATGAGGCTGAACGATGCGAGTGGTTACTTCTGATGCGCAATAGCGAGCTTATTTGGAGCAACACCCGCGTAAGCTTGCTTAAGGAAACGGGTACAAAAACTGTCGAAGATGCATT
The sequence above is drawn from the Candidatus Chromulinivoraceae bacterium genome and encodes:
- a CDS encoding ABC transporter ATP-binding protein codes for the protein MMKRPSIATANVVVEKDHKLILKDISFSIPSGMIIGLIGPSGSGKTTLMRSIVGVQAIKSGALQVLGEPAGVPELRHRLGYVTQAPAVYNDLTVAQNLRYFGVLAKASKQQVQKVIEEVQLGDFRHSLVKDLSGGQQARVSLGVALLGDPDLLVLDEPTVGLDPLLRRDLWNLFGELAAKGKTLLISSHVMDEAERCEWLLLMRNSELIWSNTRVSLLKETGTKTVEDAFIAKVNERSK
- a CDS encoding DUF1653 domain-containing protein, whose amino-acid sequence is MGEFDDKPTIEIGVYKHYKGNKYRVLGVGCHTEKHEYYVVYAPFEHKDDLPEMWIRPHAMFTETVNVDGSIVPRFEKLAVLDD
- the ligA gene encoding NAD-dependent DNA ligase LigA, which produces MTMQHQPKERVKELRELLARYSYEYHVLDNPSVDDAVYDSLFHELKKIEAEHPELVTQDSLTQRVGNELLGGFQKVQHSSRMLSLNDVFDRGDVEAWVERMDKLLPGSQHEFFADIKMDGLACALIYIDGIFTQAVTRGDSFIGEDVTSNVRTIKNVPLRLREVHGYEHFLKGRTEIRGEIVMLKKDFASLNKKREAAGEPLFANPRNLAAGTIRQLDPKLVAARPLSFRAYDLLRADPKEVPTNMYAYETITALGLNRNMQASIFTKLSDVMKFVDEWDQKRADLPFNTDGLVIKVNDRAQYASLGVVGKQPRGAVAYKYAAEQATTIVKDIVISIGRTGAATPVAVFDPVVVAGTTVQHASLHNADEIERLDVRIGDTVIIFKAGDIIPQVKNVVIELRPKTAKKVAYETLLAEQYPELEFDRPEGEAVYRVKGATGPLLLKRALEHFASKGALDIDTLGEKNVTTLVDAGLVQDLADIYTLTKQQLLSLDRFAEISAAKLMNAIQAKKEPILEKFIYGLGIRHVGSQTAVDLANAFQSMDNLQQATMDQLLAIDGVGDVVAESIAAWFADPDNELLLEKFKSLDVMPHYERKSGKLAGMNFVVTGTLESMSRDDAADKIRALGGAFQTSVAKDTTYLVAGGKVGESKLKKAQSYGTKIINETELINLLG